A stretch of Girardinichthys multiradiatus isolate DD_20200921_A chromosome 20, DD_fGirMul_XY1, whole genome shotgun sequence DNA encodes these proteins:
- the LOC124856947 gene encoding transcriptional regulator QRICH1-like, giving the protein MNEQEGGVVSFDEYVRQKARTVPQHRMKEFLESLAKGPEVLQEFNQQGGGGGAAATTTTMVYQQQEANCVYTDSTEVAGSLLELACPVQVTSTEISPQMSVHPGSEQQLQVQVQIQEQPGQTIGHVLQVASPSQQELQGISTAHLVQQAELTEEQQQQIQAQLIAAVAGGQQIQLSSGEQIQLQGTQHIQLPGGQQIQLQAGQQIQLQSGQQIQIQTIEAMSPSQQQESPREGERRSGAVATVLQPAKKRKVDVPLAVSYAVPQGQQMATVLTIPQGQQQSYVSLRPDLLTVDSAQLYSTTGTITGPTGETWTIPVYSTPQQQGVTHIAIPQDAYSTVQVTTTTNGKDKVGSSPASRSSDGQAASTATQEEIVQTLLPAQFMNGNIHIPVAVQTVGGTYNTTQSVHIWDPSQQQSQGEEGQEQQLHLQAQVETEADAEPPAQILVPISLKPEEGLEVWRFWAQKKNAELSKQEQTKLAPIGRRQPLRFQEDLVSSAVAELNLGLSLMTTEARGSEEEELAPDVLYYVFLCIQKYLYENGRVDDIFSDPYYTRFCESLHKLLQDWKPSIHPLGYIIPSHVTEEMLWECKQLGAHSPATLLTTLMYFNTKYFRLITPEHHMKVAFSKVLRHSRKNPTNAKDKATSIRLLKVQSQHSSGQKGTDDMYEEQIEDPENPLRCPIKLYDFYLFKCPQSVKGRSDAYYMTPEPVVAPNSPMWYSSQPLSSKQVEQMLARIIVVREIQEIIGTSPESLS; this is encoded by the exons ATGAACGAGCAGGAGGGTGGGGTGGTCTCATTTGACGAATATGTGCGGCAGAAGGCCCGCACTGTACCTCAGCATAGAATGAAGGAGTTTCTGGAGTCCCTTGCTAAGGGCCCAGAGGTGCTGCAGGAGTTCAACCAGCAGGGTGGAGGAGGAGGCGCAGCAGCCACCACCACAACCATGGTGTACCAACAGCAGGAGGCCAACTGTGTCTACACTGACAGCACGGAGGTGGCTGGATCTCTCCTGGAGCTGGCCTGCCCA GTCCAGGTGACCTCAACAGAGATTTCCCCCCAAATGTCTGTACATCCGGGCTCAGAACAGCAATTGCAAGTACAG GTCCAGATCCAGGAACAGCCGGGCCAAACGATTGGCCATGTTCTGCAGGTGGCCTCCCCATCTCAGCAGGAGCTACAGGGAATCTCTACAGCCCACCTGGTGCAGCAGGCAGAGCTCACAGAGGAACAGCAACAGCAG ATTCAGGCTCAATTGATTGCAGCTGTTGCTGGAGGTCAGCAAATCCAGCTGTCAAGTGGTGAACAAATCCAGCTACAAGGAACCCAACATATTCAACTGCCTGGGGGACAGCAGATTCAGCTTCAGGCAGGCCAACAGATTCAGCTGCAAAGTGGCCAACAGATCCAAATCCAGACCATAGAGGCCATGTCTCCTTCCCAACAGCAGGAGTCTCCAAGGGAGGGTGAGAGACGATCGGGCGCCGTGGCGACTGTTCTCCAGCCAGCTAAGAAGCGTAAGGTGGATGTTCCCCTGGCCGTTTCCTATGCTGTGCCGCAGGGGCAGCAAATGGCCACGGTTCTGACCATCCCTCAGGGGCAGCAGCAAAGCTACGTGTCCCTACGACCAGATTTGCTCACTGTTGACAGTGCTCAACTGTACAGCACTACAGGAACGATCACAGGTCCCACAGGCGAGACATGGACCATCCCTGTTTACTCCACTCCACAGCAACAGGGTGTAACACACATCGCTATACCACAGGATGCGTACAGCACAGTGCAGGTTACCACAACAACTAATGGCAAGGACAAAGTGGGCTCCAGTCCTGCGTCGAGGTCTTCAGATGGTcaagcagcctccactgccacCCAGGAAGAAATAGTGCAGACACTGCTGCCTGCACAGTTCATGAATGGGAATATCCATATCCCTGTGGCAGTGCAGACTGTAGGAGGGACTTACAACACTACACAGTCAGTACACATATGGGACCCCAGTCAGCAGCAAAGTCAAGGCGAAGAGGGCCAAGAGCAGCAGCTCCACCTGCAG GCCCAAGTAGAGACTGAAGCCGACGCCGAACCGCCTGCACAGATTCTGGTTCCCATCTCTCTGAAACCAGAGGAGGGTCTGGAGGTGTGGCGCTTTTgggcacagaaaaaaaacgcTGAACTTAGCAAGCAGGaacaaacaaaacttgcacCCATAGGAC GTCGTCAGCCTCTGCGCTTCCAAGAAGACCTGGTGTCCAGCGCTGTTGCAGAGTTAAACTTGGGACTTTCCTTGATGACTACAGAGGCTCGGGGATCAGAGGAAGAAGAATTGGCACCTGATGTTCTGTATTATGTGTTCTTGTGTATACAGAAG tatcTGTATGAAAATGGACGTGTGGACGATATCTTCTCTGATCCGTACTACACGCGCTTTTGCGAGAGTTTACACAAACTCTTACAGGACTGGAAACCCAGCATCCATCCTTTAG GTTATATCATTCCAAGTCATGTAACCGAGGAGATGCTGTGGGAGTGTAAACAGCTTGGTGCTCATTCTCCTGCCACATTGCTTACAACACTAATGTATTTCAACACTAA GTATTTCCGCCTGATAACGCCTGAGCACCACATGAAAGTGGCTTTTTCAAAGGTGTTGAGACACTCGAGAAAGAATCCCACTAATGCCAAGGACAAGGCGACCAGCATTCGCCTTCTGAAAGTACAAAGCCAACACAGCTCCGGACAAAAAG GAACCGACGACATGTACGAGGAGCAGATTGAAGATCCTGAAAACCCTCTTCGCTGTCCCATTAAACTTTACGACTTTTACCTCTTCAAATG TCCCCAAAGCGTCAAAGGGCGAAGCGACGCCTACTACATGACGCCCGAGCCCGTTGTGGCGCCAAACAGCCCAATGTGGTACTCGTCTCAGCCTCTCTCGAGTAAGCAGGTGGAGCAAATGTTGGCTCGCATCATTGTGGTCAGAGAGATCCAGGAGATCATCGGCACCTCTCCTGAAAGCTTGAGCTAA
- the LOC124856948 gene encoding mitochondrial RNA pseudouridine synthase rpusd4-like, protein MSCCTRVAALGDHTLFSSVKPRTVCRRLLYTARFLSRSQCPAAEHSPISDPGEKPRLRAIDLAQKVRQEKAKIRTQTEQTEPPASGLQQRVMELKRFSMQLQNVHPNVLAKHLHRSVLYQDKDVVIINKPYGVPVREDSGVTSITSVLPVLSKMLDGPKVKTDSELLPCLALEKDSTGALLLARSEAAVEHILALSRNNQVERRYWVITVGVPVPSEGLIDIPIIEREVAGPRPHFKMTLSPIFRMNEAGDGVTKVRSHRQAHPAVTKYRVLDSKYGCSLIELQPFSGVKHQMQVHMAYALACCILGDHKYSHWSKLAPQILPERVLKKLGLEQTKSRNLPLHLHARQLVLPGHSQSEISVSCPLPKYFIKTLNRLQLTFPEEKADK, encoded by the exons ATGAGCTGCTGTACAAGAGTAGCTGCTCTGGGCGACCACACGCTTTTCTCTTCGGTTAAACCGCGGACTGTCTGCCGCCGGCTCCTGTACACAGCGCGGTTCCTCAGCCGGAGTCAGTGCCCAGCGGCGGAGCACTCTCCGATCTCGGACCCCGGTGAGAAACCACGGCTGAGAGCCATTGATCTGGCCCAAAAGGTCCGACAGGAGAAGGCGAAGATTCGGACTCAGACGGAGCAGACAGAGCCTCCGGCGTCCGGCTTGCAGCAGAGAGTGATGGAGCTGAAACGGTTCAGTATGCAGCTGCAAAACGTCCATCCAAACGTGCTGGCCAAACATCTGCATAGAAGCGTGCTGTACCAGGATAAAGATGTGGTTATCATCAACAAACCCTACGGCGTACCTGTCAGAG aGGACTCTGGAGTCACGTCCATCACCTCTGTGCTTCCTGTTCTCTCTAAAATGCTGGATGGACCGAAGGTGAAAACTGACTCTGAGCTGCTGCCCTGTCTGGCTCTGGAGAAGGATTCAACTGGAGCTCTCCTGCTGGCCAGGAGCGAAGCAGCGGTGGAGCACATCCTCGCCTTGAGCAGAAACAACCAAGTGGAGAGGAGATATTG GGTGATCACAGTTGGTGTTCCTGTTCCATCTGAAGGGCTGATTGATATCCCCATCATTGAAAGAGAAGTTGCAGGTCCTAGGCCACATTTTAAG ATGACTCTCAGTCCGATTTTCCGAATGAATGAAGCCGGTGATGGCGTGACCAAAGTGAGAAGCCACCGTCAAGCCCATCCTGCAGTCACCAAGTACAGAGTCCTGGACAGCAAGTACGGCTGCAGCCTCATTGAGCTCCAGCCTTTTTCTG GGGTGAAGCACCAGATGCAGGTACACATGGCATATGCTCTGGCTTGTTGCATTCTCGGAGATCACAAATATTCCCATTGGAGCAAACTGGCCCCTCAG ATTTTACCAGAACGTGTGCTGAAAAAGCTCGGACTGGAGCAGACCAAGAGCCGGAACCTTCCTCTTCATCTGCATGCGCGCCAGCTGGTGCTGCCGGGTCACAGCCAGTCTGAAATCAGCGTGTCCTGCCCCCTGCCCAAGTACTTCATAAAAACACTCAACCGACTGCAGTTAACATTTCCCGAGGAGAAAGCTGATAAATGA
- the LOC124857185 gene encoding WD repeat-containing protein 82-like: MKITDSLLRSFKVARTYRLNSEKVNCVDYSSNGEHAVSSSNDDCIVLYDIQEGKPSSTLYSKKYGVDLIRFTHGEAHTVIFSSNKLDDTIRYLSLTDNKFIRYFPGHTARVTALSMSPVDETFISSSLDKTIRIWDLRSPNCQGLTDPLGKPVCSFDPDGLVFAAGVESQAIKLYDIRAFDKGPFACFEARLNRVCDWTGLKFSNDGKLILICTNGGAVRILNAFSGSVLHTFSGYNNSKGISLEASFTPDSQFVMIGSEDGRVHVWSTESGMKVAVLDGKHPGSINTLQFNPGYMTFASACTNMSFWLPCIDDL, encoded by the exons ATGAAGATCACAGACAGCCTTTTGAGGAGTTTTAAAGTTGCCAGGACCTATCGACTGAATTCAGAGAAAGTTAATTGTGTGGACTACAGCTCAAATGGTGAACATGCAGTTTCAAGCAGCAACGACGACTGTATTGTTTTATATGACATCCAGGAGGGAAA GCCGTCCAGCACCCTGTACAGCAAGAAGTACGGAGTAGACCTGATCCGCTTCACACATGGGGAGGCCCATACTGTGATCTTCAGCTCCAACAAACTGGATG ATACAATTAGATATCTGTCGCTCACGGACAACAAGTTTATCCGATATTTCCCTGGTCACACTGCAAG GGTAACTGCACTCTCTATGTCTCCGGTGGATGAGACTTTCATCTCTAGTTCGTTGGATAAGACGATCCGCATCTGGGATCTGCGTTCTCCCAACTGTCAA GGTTTGACTGACCCTCTGGGAAAACCTGTGTGTTCATTTGACCCGGATGGACTGGTTTTTGCAGCAGGAGTGGAATCACAGGCCATCAAACTGTACGACATTCGGGCCTTTGACAAG GGTCCCTTTGCATGCTTTGAGGCCAGATTAAATCGGGTCTGtgactggactggactgaaattcAGTAACGACGGGAAGCTTATTCTCATTTGCACCAATGGAGGAGCTGTTCGCATCCTGAATGCCTTCAGTGGATCGGTGCTGCACACTTTTTCA GGCTATAACAACAGTAAGGGCATCTCCCTGGAGGCCTCCTTCACCCCAGACTCACAGTTTGTCATGATTG GTTCAGAGGACGGACGAGTTCATGTTTGGAGCACTGAAAGTGGGATGAAGGTGGCCGTGCTGGACGGCAAACATCCAGGATCCATCAACACTCTGCAGTTTAACCCCGGATACATGACATTTGCCAGCGCCTGCACAAACATG TCTTTTTGGCTCCCGTGCATTGATGACTTATAG